A single window of Gavia stellata isolate bGavSte3 chromosome 14, bGavSte3.hap2, whole genome shotgun sequence DNA harbors:
- the LOC104250565 gene encoding centrin-2 — MASSFKKPSLGAASQRKKASPKLELTEEQKQEIREAFDLFDTDGTGNIDVKELKVAMRALGFEPKKEEIKKMMSDIDKEGTGKISFNDFLVVMTQKMAEKDSKEEILKAFKLFDDDETGKISFKNLKRVAKELGENLTDEELQEMIDEADRDGDGEVNEQEFLRIMKKTSLY; from the exons ATG GCCTCCAGCTTTAAGAAGCCCTCGCTAGGAGCCGCGTCCCAGAGGAAGAAAGCGAGTCCCAAGCTGGAGCTCActgaggagcagaagcaggagaTCCGGGAGGCTTTCGACCTGTTTGACACAGACGGCACCGGGAACATAGATGTTAAGGAGTTAAAG gtggcCATGAGAGCACTAGGGTTTGAACCTAAAAAAGAAGAGATCAAGAAAATGATGTCAGATATTGATAAGGAAGGAACGGGAAAAATCAGCTTCAATGACTTCTTGGTAGTGATGACACAGAAAATG GCTGAAAAAGATTCCAAAGAGGAGATTCTCAAAGCTTTCAAACTCTTTGATGATGATGAAACTGGcaaaatctctttcaaaaacCTCAAACGTGTCGCCAAAGAACTGGGGGAAAATCTCACAGATGAAGAGCTGCAG GAAATGATTGATGAAGCAGAtagagatggggatggggaagtGAATGAGCAAGAATTCTTGCGGATCATGAAGAAGACCAGCCTTtactga
- the LOC104258750 gene encoding glutamine amidotransferase-like class 1 domain-containing protein 3, mitochondrial: MGKRVAVVLAGCGVYDGSEIHESSAVLVHLSREGAQAEVYAPDVDQMHVVDHVKGQPTQEKRNVLVESARIARGNIKDLAKLDVKGLDALIIPGGFGVAKNLSTWATQGKNCTISKEVEDVLKAFHAAKKPIGLCCISPVLAAKIFPGCELTVGHDTECEKWPYAKTAETMKELGCKHVNKHVTEVHVDVKNKLVTTSAFMCNAPIHEIYDGIGKMVKEVVRLA, translated from the exons ATGGGAAAGAGAGTGGCTGTCGTGCTGGCTGGCTGTGGGGTGTACGACGGGAGTGAGATCCATGAGTCTTCTGCTGTGCTGGTGCATCTCAGCAGGGAGGGGGCACAG gcAGAGGTTTATGCTCCTGATGTTGACCAGATGCACGTGGTGGACCACGTGAAAGGACAGCCAACTCAGGAGAAGCGCAACGTGCTAGTTGAAAGTGCCAGAATAGCCAGAGGCAACATCAAGGATCTAGCTAAGCTGGATGTCAAGGGGCTGGATGCCCTAATCATACCAG gTGGCTTTGGAGTGGCAAAAAACCTGAGTACTTGGGCCACCCAAGGCAAGAACTGCACCATCTCCAAAGAGGTGGAGGACGTCCTGAAGGCATTCCACGCTGCCAAAAAGCCCATTGGCCTGTGCTgcatctccccagtgctggcagcCAAAATCTTCCCAGGGTGCGAGCTGACTGTGGGTCATGACACAGAGTGTGAGAA ATGGCCTTACGCAAAAACTGCTGAGACCATGAAGGAGCTTGGTTGCAAGCATGTGAACAAACACGTCACTGAAGTTCACGTGGATGTGAAGAACAAGCTGGTGACCACCAGCGCCTTCATGTGCAATGCCCCCATTCATGAGATCTACGATGGCATTGGAAAAATGGTCAAAGAAGTGGTCAGACTTGCCTGA